In a genomic window of Glycine max cultivar Williams 82 chromosome 13, Glycine_max_v4.0, whole genome shotgun sequence:
- the LOC121173263 gene encoding secreted RxLR effector protein 78-like, giving the protein MSKILVNRIAPVLETIIGETQTAFIKNRKMMDNIFLVQEILRKYARKRSSPRCLLKIDLHKAYDSISWEFLDWMLKSIGFPAQFCTWIMECVSSTSFSVTVNGSIYGHFKGQQGLRQGNPLSPYLFVFCLEYFSRDMSSLKDDANFKFHPNCA; this is encoded by the coding sequence ATGTCTAAAATTTTGGTCAACCGCATAGCCCCAGTGCTTGAGACTATTATTGGGGAAACTCAAACTGCCTTCATTAAGAACAGAAAGATGATGGACAACATCTTCCTAGTTCAAGAGATTTTGCGCAAATATGCACGGAAAAGATCCTCTCCGAGATGCCTCCTGAAAATTGACTTACATAAAGCTTATGATTCCATTTCCTGGGAATTCTTGGATTGGATGCTTAAGTCCATTGGCTTCCCAGCCCAGTTCTGTACTTGGATCATGGAATGTGTTTCTTCCACTTCCTTTAGTGTGACAGTCAATGGATCCATTTATGGCCACTTCAAAGGGCAGCAGGGTCTTAGACAAGGGAATCCTCTCTCCCcttatttgtttgtgttttgtttggAGTACTTTTCCAGAGATATGAGCAGCCTCAAGGATGAtgccaattttaaatttcatcccaATTGTGCATGA